A stretch of DNA from bacterium:
GGATCGAGGACATCCTCGCGGAGAAGCGCGCGCTCCGATTCGCTCAGCGCTCGATGTAGTTCGCGAAGGACGGCAATGTCCTCCACGAGTAGGGGCTTGACCTCGATGGCCAGGCCCTGACGGCAGGTAATCCGCCGTGGGAAGCGTGAGTTGTTGGCCATGATTCTTTCTCCCTTGTGACCTTCTTGTCATATAATAGCTCCAAAAACTCATGTTTGTCAATATGTCCGTATACAATCTGGCAGAAAAACCGCACAAAATCCGAAAGTAATGAGGATTGCGATGTCCGGTTTTGAGAAAAATGTCATTCCAAGTAATCCGTGAACCTCCAAATCATTGGTTAGAATAGACACAACACGCAGTATGTGATTTAATGAACTTCTCTGCCAGGTATTGTCATATAACAACTTCCAGTGTATATTACAGCATTCGCCGATTTTGGCAACCATTGTTCAATTCGGCGAAAACGTATGAACACAGCATTCGGGCTGCACCTCGATCAGAGGAAAATAGTATCCAAGCAAAAGGAGAATCGTATGTTGCGAATGATGACCACGCTGTTTGTCCTGCTACTCATCGCCCTGCCGACCTGGCCGCAGAGTCCGGAAGCGCTGAAGGCAAGCCCCACCGACTTCCAAGCGCGTATCGTCGAAGCAGAGGCAAACACCCATCTTCAAATCGAGGCCCTGACGGCCGGCATGGAGACACTTGATCCCGCGCAGCGGGAGGCCCTTGACCGCCAATGCGTCGAGATCAAGAGGCAGGGAGAAATCCAACGGTTGGAAATTCTGCTCGAGTGGGCACAGGCTGAAGGCGACGAAGTCAAGGTCACCGAAGTCCGGCAGGCTCTTGAAACTTGGCGGAATCCTCCGGAGGGTCAGGTCCTCCCTCAAATCCCGCGAGATGAAACACCCGGAGCTCGAACCAACGATAATTCTCGCAACCAGTAACCGCACGAAAGGAGCCGATTATGAAGACGTACACACGACTCGGTTTCGTGCTGCTGCTGGCGATCCTCGGCACGCTTGTTCTATTAGCGGCTGACGGGCCTGCCGATTCGAGATCGTTTGATGGCATGTCCTCCGATCCCTACGGACCCCCACCCAGCGTCAACGAATCCGCCGGAGTGCCCGGCCATTCGGTCGAGCTGCCAGCGCCCCTCCTCACTCCCACGGCCAATGATCGCCTGTTCTCCGATCGTGCAGTGGAGAGCTACACGCCTCCGATGTTCGTTACGCCGCATGAGGGACTTCTGGCACCGCGCCGCATCACCGAGAAGGATTTCTATCTCAACCTTGTTGATGTGTCCAATACCGAGCGGATGGTCATCAAGTTCACGGAGGAATCGAGGATTCGCTGGAGTGGAGCACCCTATTCGAAAACTGGTGCGAATGTCAAGCCGCTGCTCGACTTATTGGCGCGATATCCACAACATGAGTTCCATCGCCAGACCATGCAGCTCTCCGAGGAAGTGTTCGACTACTGGGAGGCCAACGGCGAGCGCAACACCGGTCAAGACCTCGCCAACTTGAACAACTTCTACGTGTGGGAGACGGAAGACAATCCCGATCCGATGGGCTTGATCCTGGACGTCATTGCATTGGACGTCGTGGAGACGGCCTTCTACGAGCCGATTGCCAAGCCCGCCTGCACCGACATCGCCCCGGCGACTCCGAATTGGGTAGCCAATCAGGACTACTTGGAAGCCGCGCCCACCGGAGTGGACGCGCAATATGCGGGTACTTACCACTCCGGCGGTCGTGGCCATCCGGGAGCCTGGTGCATTGACATCGAGTGGAACTGGACGGAAGATCACGAGGACTTTCCGACTGCTTTTGCCGTGCTGGGCGGAGGTGATCTGGGAAATCCGGCGGATCACGGAGATGCTTGCGTCAGCATCGTGGCCGCCTGCAACACCGGGAACTATGGTGTTCAGGGTGTCAGCTATAACGTGTACCCGAAAGCCATCTCGCATCCGGTGCAGGGTGGCTGGGTGCCCGCCTTCAATCTTGCCAGTAGCTATCTGTTTGCTGGCGAATCGTACTGGATTGAGATTCATGCCGAAGGTCCTAATCCGGGATACCCGTGCGACGTAGGCTGCGGCAATTGCGATCAGTTCCGCTATATCGCCGTCGAATACTGGGACGACGCCTTTACCGCCATTCAGACCCATACCGCCAACGGACGAATCGTGTATGAAGCGGCGGGAAACGGACAGATGGACCTCGACAATGCCGTCTATGCCAACAAGTTCCAGCGTTGGTTCCGCGATTCGGGAGCCATTCTCTGTGGAGCGGCTGTTCCGGGCACGCGAGCCGCGGAATGCTGGTCCAACTACGGATCCCGTCTTGACCTTCAGGGGTGGGGTTCACAGATTTACGCGGCGGGGTATGGAAGTCTCTACAATCCAACCGGGAACCGCAATCAGATGTACACTTCGAGCTTCGGAGGTACCTCGGGTGCGACGCCCATTGTGACGGGAGCCGGAAACTGCCTGCAGGGAATCTCGCAGGACAAATACGGGATCACGCTGACTCCGGCCAACATGCGCAGCTACATGTCCGTTACCGGCACGGCGTGGACGGGAACCCGCGACGTGGGCGAACGACCGAATCTGGTAAACGCGATCAACTGGATCGAGCCCGACGTCGCTCCCTACACTCGAGCCGGCTGGTATCACTCACTCACTCCGCGCAATGCGGCGGGAGCGACCGGAGCCTCCTGTCCGATCACATCCACCCTCACCGGCAACTCCGCCGCGACCTACTGGAACGTGTCAGGTCGCAATTGGGGCTATTCGCCTGCTCCCTATGAAACAGCTTCGGGCGAGGTGTGGTCGGAATTGTATCTCGACGACGTGTACATTCGCTGGTTCCACTGGACGCCGCACGTGGATCCGCTAACGGACTTCTACTATGTAGATGCCGGGCCGGACAATGTGCGCGGAGGTCGTCACAGCGTGCAGTGGTACTTGGATCCAGCCGATGCTTTTGCGGAATACAGCGAGACCAACAACAGCACGACCCGGCAGTTCGTGTGGTCTCCGTATCAAATGGCGGCGGTGGGAGGAGGATACGAGCGTTCGGCTCCGCCGCTCAAGAACTGGGGCAGCCCGACCTATTACAACGGCGACGGCTTGCGGGCACAATCGTCGTCGTGGTGGCTGGGCGTGGCCGTGCAACCGCAGTCGGGCAACGACATGGATCTGTACTCGTACGCCGACGGCTACACGAGTACGAGTGGATTCGATGCGGCTCAGGCCAGCAGCGCACGCGGAACCGGTTACACCGACCTGATTCTGGTCAACGGCAACGTGGTGGGCAATGATCCGGTCCGCTGTTTCCAGGCCATTCGATACAGCGACGCCTCGACCAGCGACTACCGTGTGGAGGCCGATTCGGCGAATACGAATTCCTGGTATCCGCCCTATACATCCACGGTGTATCTGGGCAGTAACGAGGTATTGGATCTTTACGAAGTCCGTTTGTACGCCGGTAGTCAGTACTTCTTCGGCATCAAGGACGTGGGCGCCAACGTGGATTTGACGTTGCTGTTGTTCGATCAGGGGCGCGACTACTACGACTACTACGATTACCTGTTCCGCTCCGAGCAACAGGGACACGGCGGAAACGAGTACATCGTTTGGACGTGCGACACAACCGGCTGGTACGCAGTGGTGGTGCTCAAGAACGGTTATGAGAGTTACGGTGACGGCGGCTGGTACACTATCATGATCGAAACCCCCGGAATCGCCGATCTGCAAACCGGCGCGGGTCGGACCGGTTGGGGCGGCGCGATTGTTCCGCGAAATGCCGCCGACGCCATCGAGACGAATTGCCCGCTACCGGCCGCCGTGCAGGGAAACACCACCAATTACCTGAATATGACGTGGTACAACGATGGGACCGCCTCTGCGTCAGGCCACCGCAATTCCTTCTTTCTCGATGAAGCACTTCTGGTCAACTGGTTTCCAGCGTTGCTCAATCCGTGGTCGTACGATGAGTACCTGAACTACAACTCCGGTACCATTCGAGGTGGACGACACACGATCAAGACCACGCTGGACAATCTGAATGCGGTCAGCGAGTCGGACGAAACCGACAACGAGATCTCGATTCAGTACGTGTGGAGTCCGTTGAATCTGCCGGCCGATGCGGGTCAGACCCGATCCTATCCGCCGGAGCGCGGAACGGGAGCGTTCCCGAACGCCGACGGCTTTCAGATCAACATGCCCACCAACGTCGCTTCGGGACTTATCATGCTGGCGTTCACGACCACGGCCGACTACGACGTGCGATTGTACTCCGACTATTCGGGAACAACGTCCGGATACTCGACTCTGTTGACTTCGTCAGCGTACGTGTCGGGTGCTCCCGACTATGTGATCGTTCCGTACCGCCGCTACTACACTCAGACGAGCTGGTACCCGTGCGTGATCGAGTACAACGACGCGACGGACCAGATGCGCGTAGAATTCGACCATACCCTGAACGGCGGAATCTTCACGGACGGTCCGTGGTCGTTGAGTGATCCCGATACGATCAGCTCCACAGGGATTTGGAATCTCTACGAAATTCAACTCTCCGCCGGAACGACATACCGGATTCTCTGCGACGTTCTGTCGGGCACGGCGGACGTGGAACTCCGGCTGCATCGCGATTCGCTTGATTACCAGTCGCGAAGCATGGCTATCGCGACTGCCAACACGGGCGGTGGAGGAGTGGACGAAGAACTGGTATATACGCCCACCGTGAGCGATTGGTACATTCTCGTCGTCAGCAAGGACAACGCGACCGAGATCAGCAACTCCTCCATCTACAATCTGTCGGGCGGTCCGGCCTACGGCAATCCGCTGCCGGTGGATGATCTCGTCGCACAGTGGTGGAACTCGCCGCTGGGCATTCGGTTGTTGTGGAGGCACGTGACTCAGGACGTTAACGGCAATCCGTTGCCAAGCCGGAGATACGTGATCCATCGGAACACGACTCCGGGCTTTGTTCCCTCGTCAGCCGATTCCATCGGCGGCACGACCGACAGTCTCTATGTGGATCCGAATCCCTTCGCTACCGAGAAGTACATCTACAAGGTCGTGGTCAAGACCAATTAGTGAATGCCTGACCGAGGGAAGGGTATCCCTTGCAGAGGCCTTCGGTTTGTCCGGGGGCCTCTGTTCTCTCTTTGGTTCATTTGCACTAAACGGCCCGTTTTTTGTAGTATAAGAAATTGTTTAGCCGAAATTGTGCAGATATTGCACATGTGCCACAAACTCGGACTGGTTTCGGAACAACCCAGTTTCCCAAAATGACAACAGGAGAGCTTGAAAAAGTGATTCCGTCCCGCCGACGAGAATTCTCTCCCATCGTTCGTTCCATGCTTGTTCAATTGAATGTAACCTATTGATAAAATGTCTATTATGAGAGTTGCTAAGCCGTCTTTTTGGACAATTTTTCTGCTTGGACTAGGCTCGATCCTGCTAATCGGCTGTCCCCCTCCACATGTCAATCCACTGGATCCCGAGTCTGCACACTACATCCTCCCTGACCATTCTGAGCCTCCCCCCGGTTTCTGCGCACGTGTGCGATCGGTGCACACTTCACGCAACATTCCTTCGATAGACACTTACTCGTTGCTTTGCGAAGCCTGGTCGGATGAGCCGGGGCAGATTGATACGGCCTGGGTGGGCTATCGCGACTGGCCTCCGGCGGGAATGCGTTTGAGTACCCAAAGTGTATGGTCGGCGCTGTTAGCCTCGTCGTATTTCAGTGATCCGCAATTGGGCTCGGTGGTTGGACAGCCATTTACTTTCTTCTTTCAGGCGTCCAACGATAGCATATATATGGCGGGACCGGTGTACCTGTTTCGGGTTATCGAGGCGACACCGACCTTGACGAGTCCGCGAAACGGGGAGCAAGTTGGACCGCGGCCCGTTTTGAGGTGGAACGCCTTCACAGCAAGTTATCCGTTTACGCTTCGGGTGACGGTCATTCTGACGGCGGGAGAATATGAGGCAGTAGTGTGGTCGCGGGACGGGCTATCCGCCTCGCCAAGTGAAGTCACGGTATCGGACTCTCTGGAAAACGGAAGCTACTACTGGACGCTGCACGTCGTGGATTCCTTCGAGAACACGTCGCGATCGAAAGAAGGGCTGTTCAGAGTGAACGCGGAGGTGAATCTGTGACGGCGAAACCGGGTCTTCTCTCGATGGAACACGTCTTGAGCGTGGGCCGCAAGATTCTCGAATTGCGCCCGCTCAACGAAGTGCTGCGCGCGGTGACGGACGCCGTGTACGAATCCATGCAGGCGGAGAACGCATTGGTTATTCTGCGCGACGAGACGACCGACCGCCATACGGTGGAGGCGTCGCGTCGAGCGGACGGAGAGCATCCGCTTGGTTTACAGGACCTCTCGCAAACGCTTT
This window harbors:
- a CDS encoding S8 family serine peptidase encodes the protein MKTYTRLGFVLLLAILGTLVLLAADGPADSRSFDGMSSDPYGPPPSVNESAGVPGHSVELPAPLLTPTANDRLFSDRAVESYTPPMFVTPHEGLLAPRRITEKDFYLNLVDVSNTERMVIKFTEESRIRWSGAPYSKTGANVKPLLDLLARYPQHEFHRQTMQLSEEVFDYWEANGERNTGQDLANLNNFYVWETEDNPDPMGLILDVIALDVVETAFYEPIAKPACTDIAPATPNWVANQDYLEAAPTGVDAQYAGTYHSGGRGHPGAWCIDIEWNWTEDHEDFPTAFAVLGGGDLGNPADHGDACVSIVAACNTGNYGVQGVSYNVYPKAISHPVQGGWVPAFNLASSYLFAGESYWIEIHAEGPNPGYPCDVGCGNCDQFRYIAVEYWDDAFTAIQTHTANGRIVYEAAGNGQMDLDNAVYANKFQRWFRDSGAILCGAAVPGTRAAECWSNYGSRLDLQGWGSQIYAAGYGSLYNPTGNRNQMYTSSFGGTSGATPIVTGAGNCLQGISQDKYGITLTPANMRSYMSVTGTAWTGTRDVGERPNLVNAINWIEPDVAPYTRAGWYHSLTPRNAAGATGASCPITSTLTGNSAATYWNVSGRNWGYSPAPYETASGEVWSELYLDDVYIRWFHWTPHVDPLTDFYYVDAGPDNVRGGRHSVQWYLDPADAFAEYSETNNSTTRQFVWSPYQMAAVGGGYERSAPPLKNWGSPTYYNGDGLRAQSSSWWLGVAVQPQSGNDMDLYSYADGYTSTSGFDAAQASSARGTGYTDLILVNGNVVGNDPVRCFQAIRYSDASTSDYRVEADSANTNSWYPPYTSTVYLGSNEVLDLYEVRLYAGSQYFFGIKDVGANVDLTLLLFDQGRDYYDYYDYLFRSEQQGHGGNEYIVWTCDTTGWYAVVVLKNGYESYGDGGWYTIMIETPGIADLQTGAGRTGWGGAIVPRNAADAIETNCPLPAAVQGNTTNYLNMTWYNDGTASASGHRNSFFLDEALLVNWFPALLNPWSYDEYLNYNSGTIRGGRHTIKTTLDNLNAVSESDETDNEISIQYVWSPLNLPADAGQTRSYPPERGTGAFPNADGFQINMPTNVASGLIMLAFTTTADYDVRLYSDYSGTTSGYSTLLTSSAYVSGAPDYVIVPYRRYYTQTSWYPCVIEYNDATDQMRVEFDHTLNGGIFTDGPWSLSDPDTISSTGIWNLYEIQLSAGTTYRILCDVLSGTADVELRLHRDSLDYQSRSMAIATANTGGGGVDEELVYTPTVSDWYILVVSKDNATEISNSSIYNLSGGPAYGNPLPVDDLVAQWWNSPLGIRLLWRHVTQDVNGNPLPSRRYVIHRNTTPGFVPSSADSIGGTTDSLYVDPNPFATEKYIYKVVVKTN